Proteins encoded by one window of Arabidopsis thaliana chromosome 2, partial sequence:
- a CDS encoding cytoplasmic dynein 2 light intermediate chain (unknown protein; Has 24 Blast hits to 24 proteins in 10 species: Archae - 0; Bacteria - 0; Metazoa - 0; Fungi - 0; Plants - 24; Viruses - 0; Other Eukaryotes - 0 (source: NCBI BLink).), with the protein MMSRQSQLFTLLRRRFHSPSNDAPTETLRKKIADLQKSKKRRNPIKNQFLVEVPESRSYLDTATMPMFLAVVGIALFAKVLMMIDDSKSQEMIERKIKNAPQGQGTVRMIDREEWDEFREVRPRTPFESKLARPNAQIRTGEPVRKDDLKNWTIDVLTNALERTEESVRRGSS; encoded by the exons ATGATGTCTCGACAGAGTCAGTTATTTACATTGCTTAGGAGAAGGTTTCATTCACCGTCTAATGATGCCCCAACGGAGACCTTAAGAAAGAAGATAGCCGATTTGCAAAAGAGTAAGAAGCGAAGGAACCCAATAAAGAACCAGTTTCTAGTTGAGGTTCCAGAATCAAGATCATATTTAGACACAGCAACGATGCCTATGTTCCTCGCTGTTGTAGGTATCGCATTATTTGCAAAGGTGCTAATGATG ATCGATGATTCGAAATCGCAAGAAATGATTGAACGCAAGATAAAGAATGCACCACAGGGGCAAGGCACGGTACGAATGATCGATCGTGAGGAGTGGGATGAGTTTAGAGAAGTAAGGCCAAGAACACCTTTTGAGTCAAAGCTTGCTCGCCCAAATGCACAAATAAGAACTGGAGAACCTGTGCGCAAG GATGACTTGAAAAACTGGACAATAGACGTGCTAACAAATGCTCTTGAACGAACCGAAGAAAGTGTTCGCCGTGGTTCCAGTTAG
- the LACS8 gene encoding AMP-dependent synthetase and ligase family protein (long-chain acyl-CoA synthetase 8 (LACS8); FUNCTIONS IN: long-chain fatty acid-CoA ligase activity, catalytic activity; INVOLVED IN: fatty acid biosynthetic process, metabolic process; LOCATED IN: endoplasmic reticulum; EXPRESSED IN: 23 plant structures; EXPRESSED DURING: 13 growth stages; CONTAINS InterPro DOMAIN/s: AMP-binding, conserved site (InterPro:IPR020845), AMP-dependent synthetase/ligase (InterPro:IPR000873); BEST Arabidopsis thaliana protein match is: long chain acyl-CoA synthetase 9 (TAIR:AT1G77590.1); Has 68120 Blast hits to 56487 proteins in 3592 species: Archae - 1085; Bacteria - 46156; Metazoa - 2682; Fungi - 3484; Plants - 2089; Viruses - 2; Other Eukaryotes - 12622 (source: NCBI BLink).): MEDSGVNPMDSPSKGSDFGVYGIIGGGIVALLVPVLLSVVLNGTKKGKKRGVPIKVGGEEGYTMRHARAPELVDVPWEGAATMPALFEQSCKKYSKDRLLGTREFIDKEFITASDGRKFEKLHLGEYKWQSYGEVFERVCNFASGLVNVGHNVDDRVAIFSDTRAEWFIAFQGCFRQSITVVTIYASLGEEALIYSLNETRVSTLICDSKQLKKLSAIQSSLKTVKNIIYIEEDGVDVASSDVNSMGDITVSSISEVEKLGQKNAVQPILPSKNGVAVIMFTSGSTGLPKGVMITHGNLVATAAGVMKVVPKLDKNDTYIAYLPLAHVFELEAEIVVFTSGSAIGYGSAMTLTDTSNKVKKGTKGDVSALKPTIMTAVPAILDRVREGVLKKVEEKGGMAKTLFDFAYKRRLAAVDGSWFGAWGLEKMLWDALVFKKIRAVLGGHIRFMLVGGAPLSPDSQRFINICMGSPIGQGYGLTETCAGATFSEWDDPAVGRVGPPLPCGYVKLVSWEEGGYRISDKPMPRGEIVVGGNSVTAGYFNNQEKTDEVYKVDEKGTRWFYTGDIGRFHPDGCLEVIDRKKDIVKLQHGEYVSLGKVEAALGSSNYVDNIMVHADPINSYCVALVVPSRGALEKWAEEAGVKHSEFAELCEKGEAVKEVQQSLTKAGKAAKLEKFELPAKIKLLSEPWTPESGLVTAALKIKREQIKSKFKDELSKLYA; the protein is encoded by the exons ATGGAAGATTCTGGAGTGAATCCAATGGATTCACCATCTAAAGGCAGTGACTTTGGAGTCTATGGAATCATAGGAGGTGGAATCGTGGCTTTACTTGTGCCTGTGTTACTCTCTGTGGTGTTGAATGGAACCAAAAAGGGGAAAAAGAGAGGTGTTCCCATCAAAGTAGGTGGCGAGGAAGGTTACACAATGCGTCATGCTCGAGCTCCTGAATTGGTTGATGTACCTTGGGAAGGAGCTGCTACTATGCCTGCTTTGTTTGAGCAGTCTTGTAAGAAGTATTCGAAAGATCGGTTACTAGGAACTAGAGAGTTTATAGATAAGGAATTTATTACTGCTAGTGATGGGAGGAAGTTTGAGAAGCTTCATTTAGGAGAGTATAAATGGCAAAGTTATGGAGAGGTTTTTGAACGTGTTTGTAACTTTGCGTCGGGGTTAGTTAATGTAGGACATAATGTTGATGATCGTGTTGCTATCTTTTCGGATACTCGTGCTGAGTGGTTTATCGCGTTTCAG GGATGTTTCAGGCAGAGCATAACCGTTGTTACTATTTATGCTTCTTTAGGAGAAGAGGCTTTGATTTACTCACTCAATGAG ACTCGAGTGTCAACCTTAATATGTGACTCAAAACAACTTAAGAAGTTGTCTGCGATACAATCAAGCTTGAAAACTGTGAAGAACATTATTTacattgaagaagatggagtaGATGTTGCTTCTAGTGATGTCAATAGTATGGGTGATATAACTGTTTCGTCGATCTCTGAAGTTGAGAAACTTGGGCAGAAGAACGCTGTTCAACCGATCTTACCTTCGAAGAATGGAGTTGCTGTTATAATGTTTACCAGTGGTAGTACTGGTCTACCAAAG GGAGTTATGATTACCCACGGAAATCTTGTCGCAACTGCTGCAGGAGTTATGAAGGTGGTTCCAAAGTTGGATAAAAATGATACATATATTGCGTACTTACCTTTGGCTCATGTGTTTGAGCTGGAAGCTGAG ATTGTGGTCTTTACCTCAGGTAGTGCCATCGGTTACGGCTCAGCAATGACTTTAACTGACACTTCAAATAAAGTTAAGAAAGGAACCAAAGGAGATGTTTCAGCTCTGAAGCCAACTATAATGACTGCAGTTCCAGCTATTCTGGATCGTGTCCGAGAAGGAGTTCTTAAAAAG GTTGAGGAAAAGGGAGGGATGGCGAAGACCCTTTTTGACTTTGCATACAAGCGCCGGTTAGCAGCTGTGGATGGAAGTTGGTTTGGTGCCTGGGGTTTGGAGAAAATGTTATGGGATGCTCTTGTCTTCAAGAAAATACGCGCTGTGCTTGGAGGACACATCCGTTTTATGCTCGTTGGAGGAGCTCCTCTGTCTCCTGATTCGCAACGCTTCATCAATATCTGCATGGG GTCTCCCATCGGCCAAGGATATGGATTGACTGAAACGTGTGCTGGAGCTACGTTTTCTGAGTGGGACGATCCTGCTGTTGGTCGTGTTGGACCTCCACTTCCATGCGGCTACGTTAAG CTCGTTTCTTGGGAAGAAGGTGGCTACAGAATTTCAGATAAACCAATGCCTAGAGGGGAGATTGTGGTAGGTGGTaacagtgtaacagcaggTTACTTCaacaatcaagaaaaaaccgATGAGGTTTACAAG GTCGATGAGAAGGGCACAAGGTGGTTTTACACCGGAGATATTGGGAGATTCCACCCTGATGGATGTCTCGAAGTCATcgatagaaagaaagatattgTTAAACTTCAACATGGGGAATACGTATCCCTTGGAAAG GTGGAGGCAGCTTTGGGTTCGAGCAATTACGTTGATAACATCATGGTCCACGCAGACCCAATTAACAGCTACTGTGTAGCTCTTGTTGTTCCATCACGAGGAGCATTAGAGAAATGGGCAGAGGAAGCTGGAGTTAAACACAGCGAATTCGCTGAGCTATGCGAGAAAGGTGAAGCAGTCAAGGAGGTTCAACAATCTCTTACCAAG GCCGGGAAGGCGGCAAAGCTCGAAAAGTTTGAGCTTCCAGCAAAGATCAAGTTGCTGTCAGAGCCGTGGACACCGGAGTCGGGATTGGTCACTGCTGCTCTTAagataaagagagaacaaaTAAAGTCCAAGTTCAAAGATGAACTCAGCAAGTTATATGCCTAA